CCGCGTCTCCCATAATCGGTGAAGATATCACAACTCGTTCGGAACGTTAGGGAAAGCCCGGAAACCTTCTTCCCCGGCGGGCGTCGAACTCTTGAACGACGATCGTCATCCTTCCACGGAAAAGGAGCCCGCCATGCAGGAGCGCAAGGGAGTGATCACGTTCAAGGGAAATCCGATGACCCTCCTCGGGCCCGAGATCAAGGCGGGGGACAAGGCCCCCGACTTCCGGGTCGTGGACACGGGGCTGGCGCCGGTGACGCTCGCCGATTTCAAGGGGAAGGTCAAGATCATCAGCGCCGTGCCGTCCCTCGACACGCCGGTGTGCGACACGGAGACGCGGCGGTTCAACCAGGAGGCGGCGAAGCTCCCGGGGAACGTCGTCGTCCTCACGGTCAGCCTCGACCTCCCCTTCGCCCAGAAACGGTGGTGCGCGGCGGCCGGGATCGACAAGGTGAAAACCCTCTCGGACTACCAGGACCGCTCCTTCGCCTCCGCCTACGGGGTGCTCATCAAGGAGCTGAAGCTTCTGTCCCGATCGATCTTCGTCGTCGACGGGAGCGACACGGTGCGGTACGTCCAGCACGTGAAGGAGGTGTCCCAGGAGCCGGACTACGCCGCGGCCCTTGCGGCGGTGCGGGATCTCTCGTAGAAGGCCGGGGAGAAGGCCGCGGAGATTGACAATCCCGAACCGTCGAAATAAGCTAACACCGTTTGATTTTCTTCGACCTCGGGGGGTCCCATCATGAAATCACTTTGGATTCTGATCCTTTCCGCTATGCTGCTGCCGGTTCCGGTGGTCCATGCGGGGTGGCTGGACACCATCAAGAACACCGGTGAAAGCATCGGGAGGGGCCTTGGAAAAACCGGAGACACTCCCTCCGGGGAAGCGAAGCAAACCCCGCGCGAGAAGGAGGAAAAGGGAGGGTCCCCCGCGTCGGAGGAGAGCGTGTTCCGGAACTTCGATTTCATCCCGGGCGAGACGGTGATCTTCTTCGACGACTTCAGCGACACGGACGTGGGCGAGTTCCCGCGCAAGTGGACCCTCAAGGGCCCTTCCGGCGGCGGGAATCCCCTGGAGGTGGTTTCCCTCGGAGACAAGCGGTTTCTCGCGAGCCGCACCGCCGGGAAGGGTAGCTACCAATCGGCCGCCAAGGCCTATCTGCGGCTCAAGGGCGGGGACGACCTCCCGGAAAAGTTCACGATCGAGTTCGACGCCGTGCTGGGGGGTGGGCCAAGCGCCCGGAAGAATTACCTGGTGCACCTGCTCTCCCGCGACCAGGCCAGCCCCTCCATCGGTTCCGCGGGGAACCTCCTTATCTCGGGGACATCGATCAAATCCGCCAACACGACGGCGGAAATCGATATGAGCGACGGGCGGATCCACAGGATCTCCATCGGCGTCAACGGCACTTTCGTGAAGGCGTACGTGGACGGGGACCGGGTCATCAACGACCCCGACGCGCTGACGCGCCCCATCAAATGGGTGGGACTCGGGTTCGAGTCCTCCAACGGGGTGCGCCAGGAAAAGTTCATGATCACGAACTTCCGGTTGGCTCGCGGCGGAAAGGACATCCGGTCCGCCCTGGACACGGACGGCAAGATCGTGGCCCACGGCATCCACTTCGATCCCGGGTCCGACCGGATCCGGCCCGAGTCGACCTCCACCCTCAAGTCGATCCTGGGCCTTCTGACCGCGAACCCGGACCTCAAGTTCTCCATCGAGGGACACACCGACAACCAGGGTGGGGCCAAGGTGAACAAGCCCCTTTCCGAAAAACGGGCAGCGGCGGTTAAGGACTGGCTTGCCGGGAAGGGGATCGGCACGGACCGGCTGACGACGACCGGGATGGGAGACACCAAGCCGCTGTCGCCCAACGACTCTCCGGAGGGCCGGGCCAACAACCGCCGGGTGGAGTTCATCCGGTTATAAGGAGACCGGTGCAAGGAACGGGCTGAGATGCGATCCGGGACCCGATACGCCACCGGCGTCTTCTATCACCCTTCCTTTTCCCGGCGCAGCTACCTGACGGTCGGGGCGCGGCTGGCCGATTTTCCGATGGCGCTGAACGGGATCCTGCGGGATGAGCGGATAAAGCTCTATGAACCGGGGCCCGTTTCGCGGGAATTGGTGCTGAAGGTCCATACCCCGGGGCTGATCGAAGGGGTGAAGGGGGATCCGCTCTGCTCCACCGCCTGGCATTCGGCGGGCGGCGTGGTGATGGCGGGGGAGAAGATCGCCGGGGGGGAGATCGGCAACGCCTTCGCCTTCATCGGCGCCGGCGGGCACCATTCGTCACGGGACGCCTTCGGTGGGTATTGCTGCTTCAACGACGTCGCGCTCTGCGTCGTCAACCTGCGGGAGAAGTACAGTTTGCGGCGGTTCGCGATCCTCGACACCGACGCCCACCACGGCGACGGCACGCGGGAGATCTTCCTCGACGACCCCGACATCCTCCACGTCTGTTGCTGTGGCAGGGAATACGAATCACCCGACAAGACGAAGGTGGACGTGGGGTATCCCGATCCCCTTGGGAGCGGCGTGGGCCGTCCGGTCAACGACGCCTACTTCGACCGGGTTGCGCACCAGTTTCCGGACCGGGTCCGCCGGTTCCGTCCCGACCTCATCTTCTGGTACTTCGGCTTCGACACCCACCAGGGCGACTACGGCGACATCGGCCTCACCGGGCCGTGCTACTGGAACATCGCCCTGCTGATGCGGGATCTCGCGGGGGAGGTCTGCGGCGGGAAGCTGGAAGTGGTCCTGGGCGGCGGCTCCCAAACGAAACTGGCGACGTACCTGATCCCGCCGGTCATCGAGCGGCTGGCGGGGGTCGTACCGGTCACGCGAACAGCTCCATGAAGGCGTGAAGGCGGTTGTACGCCTGCGCCTCCGACCAGGCGCGGGGATCGGCGTGGTCCGCCTCCAGCAGCAACCCCTTCACCCCTTCCTCCGAGGCGGTCTTGCGGCCGAGCTTCTTCATGGCGGAGATCGTGGCGGCGCGCATTATCCTCTACTCTGGCATGTCCCTCCGCGGGGGGCAATGAAGACCGTAACGAACATGGGTGCCACCCCGCCTCGCTAACGAAATTGTCCTTTGGAATCAGTCGAATTTCACAACCGTAGTCCTCCAGCCCCCTTACATGGTAGAAGTTCCCGTTAATCCTGCATTTTATTTTCCGGCATGGTAGTTGCTCAGCTCAAAACACCTAATAGTTGCGGTTCCTGTCGGGGGTGCGTTGGCTTCGGGGGGAATCGGTCACGCCAGCCACGACGATGCCGTTTCTTTTTCGACAACGGGAAACGGCCCGGCGATCCCGGCCGCGGGGTTTAGCCTCTGCCCCACCATCGCCGAAACCGCGCAGGTGCGGAACAAAGGGATCGATTACGTACGGACCCGGGAATTCGCCGAAGCGGTGAGCGCCGTGGCGAACGGGACATCCACTTTTGCCCCCATGAGGGTGCCGTCGGAATGGAAGGATGCGGCGAACCTCTGGGGGGCGAATGTCACCTCGAACGGAACGCCGAGGATTGCTGTTATGTCGGCGGAAGCCGGTCCGGGCAGGCACCGAGTCGTGCTCCTCTCCCCGAGTGGAGCCCCCATCGATCCGACGCGGGTTGGCCTCGAAGAGCGGTCATGCAATTCCGACCTTCTGTTCCGGGCGTCGCTGGAGTACCGGTTTCGCCAGGGGCAGGAGGACGCGCCGTTGCTGTATCCCCATCTCGTTCGGAAGGCGGCTTCCGAAATCGGGAAAACCGTGACGGCCAAGATGGACATGGCGGTGCGCAGCGCGAAACGGGCGGACGATATCGCTGTCCGGATCGTCCAGGCCGAGAAGGCCGGGGCGGGGGAGTGCCAGCCCAAGGAGCTCGCGCGCGCCAAGGCGGAACTGGCCGTCGCGCTTGGCGGGATCTCGGACCTCAATATTGATGCGGGTCTGACCGAAACCGTCCTGGCGCGTGCGGAACGCGCTTCCGCGGATCTGTCGTCGGCAGGTGGTCGATATGCCTCGATCAACAGGACGTACTGCGGCCCGTAGCCCGCGGATCCCGCATCGTCAGGTCCGATGGTTGTCGATCAACATGTCGGGTCTCGAGAAGGAAACGTTTTATTGACGCCCCGCTTCGGGGGATTGCGCTATTCCGCAATCCCCCGAAGACGTTTCCGTGACGGCATCACGCCGCCCGGAGGTACCTCACGCTTTCCACAGGAGCCTCGCCCACGTCGGTGACCGGCGATGCGAACATCTCGATGTCAAACAGGATGCCTTCCATAGGGACCGGTATGGCAAGCGCGCCTTCATGACGTTTTGATCCGCAGCGCCAGAAGAGCCGCCACCGCGAGGCTTCCCAACGCTCCGGCCGCCGACATGGCTCGCATCGCATCCCCTTAAGCCATCCCCTGCGGATTATTCTTGATATGGGGGACGATGCCCCTGGTAAGATATTGATGTACGTCAATGCA
The nucleotide sequence above comes from Deltaproteobacteria bacterium. Encoded proteins:
- the tpx gene encoding thiol peroxidase; translation: MQERKGVITFKGNPMTLLGPEIKAGDKAPDFRVVDTGLAPVTLADFKGKVKIISAVPSLDTPVCDTETRRFNQEAAKLPGNVVVLTVSLDLPFAQKRWCAAAGIDKVKTLSDYQDRSFASAYGVLIKELKLLSRSIFVVDGSDTVRYVQHVKEVSQEPDYAAALAAVRDLS
- a CDS encoding OmpA family protein, with amino-acid sequence MKSLWILILSAMLLPVPVVHAGWLDTIKNTGESIGRGLGKTGDTPSGEAKQTPREKEEKGGSPASEESVFRNFDFIPGETVIFFDDFSDTDVGEFPRKWTLKGPSGGGNPLEVVSLGDKRFLASRTAGKGSYQSAAKAYLRLKGGDDLPEKFTIEFDAVLGGGPSARKNYLVHLLSRDQASPSIGSAGNLLISGTSIKSANTTAEIDMSDGRIHRISIGVNGTFVKAYVDGDRVINDPDALTRPIKWVGLGFESSNGVRQEKFMITNFRLARGGKDIRSALDTDGKIVAHGIHFDPGSDRIRPESTSTLKSILGLLTANPDLKFSIEGHTDNQGGAKVNKPLSEKRAAAVKDWLAGKGIGTDRLTTTGMGDTKPLSPNDSPEGRANNRRVEFIRL
- a CDS encoding histone deacetylase, giving the protein MRSGTRYATGVFYHPSFSRRSYLTVGARLADFPMALNGILRDERIKLYEPGPVSRELVLKVHTPGLIEGVKGDPLCSTAWHSAGGVVMAGEKIAGGEIGNAFAFIGAGGHHSSRDAFGGYCCFNDVALCVVNLREKYSLRRFAILDTDAHHGDGTREIFLDDPDILHVCCCGREYESPDKTKVDVGYPDPLGSGVGRPVNDAYFDRVAHQFPDRVRRFRPDLIFWYFGFDTHQGDYGDIGLTGPCYWNIALLMRDLAGEVCGGKLEVVLGGGSQTKLATYLIPPVIERLAGVVPVTRTAP
- a CDS encoding 2-hydroxyacyl-CoA dehydratase family protein, whose protein sequence is MRAATISAMKKLGRKTASEEGVKGLLLEADHADPRAWSEAQAYNRLHAFMELFA